In one Spirosoma rigui genomic region, the following are encoded:
- a CDS encoding TonB-dependent receptor domain-containing protein: MIRLSVFSLFLLCVGLPALAQYRLTGTVQSRQDSSAVRGCIIYLNDGKRTATTDSTGQFQFDNLPDGNYLLQTSSPDFKAAKQITTIAGQDQSVLLLLASRDETLREVTVTDKQSDFGFTRMRGVESMGIYEGKKSEVIIPDQLVANLATNNARQIYARVAGLNIWENEGAGLQLSIGGRGLDPNRSSNFNVRQNGYDISADALGYPESYYTPPIEAVGRIQIVRGAASLQYGTQFGGLLNFVMKKPVADRKLELVARQTIGSFGFYNAFTSASGTVGKLSYYTFFQYKQGNGWRPNSKFTNYTAYADLDYRFSERTTLGFDITQMSYLAQQPGGLTDEMFRADPRQSNRERNWFKVNWTMPALHLDHKFNALNEFNLRVFGLSAYRYSLGFRPNRVASVDDNSERDLIKGEFQNWGAEARYLKRYYLAKKQAVLLVGSRYYHGYNHSVQGFGSTGKDANFTFVDNRDAISSDYQFPNRNVSLFAENILYLGEKLSVTPGIRYEYIYTTADGFYGTLTRDLAGNIINSTRTDEYRNRGRQFVLGGLGISYKPVSSLDIYGNISQNYRSITFSDMRIANPSSVIDPNLQDEKGYSIDLGIRSTQTTLYNFDLSAFYLNYNNRIGEVQFYDENDRVLRRRGNIGQAVIMGIESYAEGDFLRLANPANPDLSGVIFANLALIRSEYRASEIAGVAGKQVEFVPNVNLKSGLRLGYKNLKASFQYTYLSDQFSDATNARNGGVSAVIGLIPAYSIMDASASYQFGKFRLEGTLNNLANRAYFTRRATGYPGPGILPSDGRSVYLTLQVKL, translated from the coding sequence ATGATACGATTATCGGTTTTTAGTCTTTTCCTTTTGTGCGTGGGCTTGCCCGCGCTGGCTCAGTATCGGCTCACCGGCACGGTGCAGAGCCGCCAGGATTCGTCGGCCGTCAGGGGCTGTATTATTTATCTCAACGACGGCAAACGCACTGCTACGACCGACAGCACCGGACAGTTTCAATTCGACAACCTGCCCGATGGCAACTACCTGCTGCAAACCAGCAGCCCCGATTTCAAAGCCGCCAAACAAATTACTACCATTGCCGGTCAGGACCAGTCGGTGTTGCTGCTGCTGGCCAGCCGGGACGAAACGCTGCGTGAAGTGACCGTTACCGACAAGCAGTCTGATTTTGGATTTACCCGCATGCGGGGCGTCGAAAGCATGGGGATCTACGAAGGCAAGAAATCGGAAGTGATCATTCCCGACCAGCTCGTGGCCAACCTGGCGACCAACAACGCCCGGCAGATTTACGCGCGGGTGGCGGGGCTCAACATCTGGGAAAACGAAGGGGCGGGGCTTCAGCTCAGCATCGGCGGGCGCGGCCTGGACCCCAACCGCAGTTCGAACTTCAACGTGCGGCAGAACGGCTACGATATCAGCGCTGATGCCCTGGGTTATCCCGAAAGTTATTATACCCCGCCCATCGAAGCGGTGGGCCGTATCCAGATCGTACGCGGGGCCGCGTCGCTGCAGTACGGTACCCAGTTTGGTGGCCTGCTCAACTTCGTGATGAAAAAGCCGGTGGCCGACCGGAAGCTGGAACTTGTGGCCCGGCAAACAATTGGGTCGTTCGGGTTTTACAACGCCTTCACCAGCGCCAGCGGCACCGTTGGCAAGCTGAGCTACTACACCTTCTTCCAGTACAAGCAGGGTAACGGCTGGCGTCCTAATTCCAAATTTACCAACTATACCGCTTACGCCGACCTTGACTACCGGTTCTCGGAACGGACAACACTTGGCTTCGATATTACGCAAATGAGCTACCTGGCCCAGCAACCCGGTGGCCTGACCGACGAGATGTTCCGCGCCGACCCGCGCCAGAGCAACCGCGAGCGGAACTGGTTCAAGGTCAACTGGACCATGCCCGCCCTGCACCTCGACCATAAGTTCAATGCCCTCAACGAGTTTAATCTGCGCGTCTTTGGCCTCTCGGCTTACCGGTATTCACTGGGTTTCCGGCCCAACCGGGTAGCCAGCGTCGATGACAACAGCGAGCGGGATTTGATTAAAGGCGAATTCCAGAACTGGGGAGCCGAAGCGCGCTACCTGAAACGGTATTACCTGGCTAAAAAACAGGCCGTGCTGCTGGTGGGCAGCCGCTACTACCACGGCTACAACCACAGCGTACAGGGTTTCGGCAGTACGGGTAAGGATGCTAACTTTACCTTCGTTGACAACCGGGATGCTATCTCGTCCGATTACCAGTTTCCCAACCGGAACGTATCGCTCTTTGCCGAAAATATCCTGTACCTTGGCGAGAAACTGTCGGTAACGCCCGGTATCCGCTACGAATATATCTACACCACCGCCGATGGTTTTTACGGCACCCTCACGCGCGACCTGGCCGGCAACATCATCAACTCGACCCGCACTGACGAGTACCGAAACCGGGGCCGGCAGTTTGTGCTGGGCGGACTGGGTATCAGCTACAAACCCGTATCGAGTCTGGATATTTACGGTAATATCTCGCAGAACTACCGTTCCATCACCTTCAGCGACATGCGGATTGCCAACCCATCGTCGGTGATCGATCCTAATTTGCAGGATGAGAAGGGTTATTCCATCGATCTCGGTATCCGGAGTACACAGACGACGCTGTACAATTTCGACCTGAGTGCGTTTTACCTCAATTACAACAACCGCATTGGCGAGGTGCAGTTCTACGATGAGAACGACCGGGTTCTTCGTCGGCGGGGCAACATTGGGCAGGCCGTTATCATGGGTATCGAGTCCTACGCTGAGGGTGATTTTCTGCGGCTGGCCAATCCCGCCAATCCCGATCTGAGCGGGGTTATCTTCGCGAACCTGGCCCTGATCCGGTCGGAGTACCGGGCCAGTGAAATTGCCGGGGTAGCGGGTAAGCAGGTGGAGTTCGTACCGAATGTGAACCTGAAAAGCGGCCTGCGGCTGGGCTACAAAAACCTGAAAGCGTCGTTCCAGTATACGTACCTCTCCGACCAGTTTTCCGACGCGACCAATGCCCGCAACGGGGGCGTATCGGCGGTGATCGGCCTGATTCCGGCCTACAGCATCATGGACGCCAGTGCGTCGTATCAGTTCGGCAAGTTCCGGCTGGAAGGCACGCTCAATAACCTGGCTAACCGCGCTTACTTCACCCGCCGGGCTACCGGTTACCCCGGCCCCGGTATTCTGCCGTCCGACGGTCGTAGCGTTTACCTGACCCTGCAGGTTAAGCTATAA
- a CDS encoding HTTM domain-containing protein, producing MPAYFHRTTSAAPLAVFRMAFGLMLFGSIIRFWSKGWISELYINPRFFFPFYGFEFVKPLGPYTYVLFAICGLSALLVALGLFYRVAIVSLFLSFTYIELIDKSTYLNHYYFTSMVCLLLTVLPAHTYFSLDAYRRPALLADQIPAWCIDSLKLFVTLLYFFAGLAKLNSDWLLHAQPLRIWLPAHNDLPVIGFLFNYGWVPYVFSLFGCLYDLTIPFLLWYRRTRPVAYVAVVVFHGLTALLFPIGMFPYIMIVTALIFFSADFHTAILRQLSRWLSLPAGWLSPQRIYTYPARTGRMIRGTLVLFFVFQLLFPFRYLLYPGELFWTEQGYRFSWRVMLMEKAGYAQFTVKDDAGHRTIVNNTTFLTPLQEKMMSTQPDMMLQFAHMLRDHYARQGFRHPQVYVDSYVALNGRMGRPLVDPTVDLARQQESFAHKSWINPFDDTIIGF from the coding sequence ATGCCGGCTTATTTCCACCGCACCACGTCTGCTGCCCCCCTTGCCGTATTCCGAATGGCGTTCGGACTGATGCTCTTCGGGAGCATTATCCGTTTCTGGAGTAAGGGCTGGATCAGCGAACTGTACATCAACCCCCGCTTCTTTTTTCCGTTTTACGGCTTCGAGTTCGTCAAGCCGCTGGGGCCGTATACCTACGTGCTGTTTGCCATTTGCGGCCTGTCGGCCCTGCTGGTGGCGCTGGGCCTCTTTTACCGGGTGGCTATCGTGAGCCTGTTCCTGAGCTTTACCTACATTGAGCTAATCGACAAAAGCACCTACCTCAACCATTACTATTTCACGAGTATGGTGTGCCTGCTGCTGACGGTGCTGCCCGCCCATACTTATTTCTCGCTCGATGCCTACCGCCGTCCCGCCCTGCTCGCCGACCAGATTCCGGCCTGGTGCATCGATTCGCTGAAGCTGTTCGTGACGCTGCTGTATTTTTTCGCCGGGCTAGCCAAGCTCAACAGCGACTGGCTGCTGCACGCCCAACCACTGCGGATCTGGCTCCCGGCCCACAACGACCTGCCGGTCATTGGCTTTTTGTTCAACTACGGCTGGGTTCCCTACGTGTTCAGCCTGTTCGGCTGCCTGTATGACCTCACCATACCGTTCCTGCTCTGGTACCGCCGGACTCGCCCGGTTGCCTACGTCGCCGTAGTGGTCTTCCACGGACTGACCGCGTTGCTGTTCCCCATCGGGATGTTTCCGTACATCATGATCGTCACGGCGCTGATCTTTTTCTCGGCCGACTTTCACACAGCTATCCTCCGGCAGCTGAGTCGCTGGCTGTCGCTGCCGGCCGGCTGGCTCAGTCCGCAGCGCATCTACACCTATCCAGCCCGAACCGGCCGGATGATCCGGGGGACGCTGGTGCTGTTTTTCGTCTTTCAGCTGCTCTTCCCGTTCCGGTACCTGCTGTATCCGGGAGAGTTATTCTGGACCGAGCAGGGGTACCGGTTTTCGTGGCGCGTGATGCTGATGGAGAAGGCAGGCTACGCCCAGTTTACCGTCAAGGACGACGCGGGCCACCGAACCATTGTCAATAACACGACGTTTCTTACCCCGTTGCAGGAGAAAATGATGTCGACGCAACCCGACATGATGCTGCAGTTCGCACATATGCTGCGGGATCACTACGCCCGACAGGGATTCCGGCACCCGCAGGTATACGTCGATTCGTACGTAGCGCTGAACGGCCGGATGGGCAGACCTCTGGTCGACCCCACCGTCGATCTGGCCCGCCAGCAGGAATCTTTTGCGCACAAATCCTGGATCAATCCATTTGATGATACGATTATCGGTTTTTAG
- a CDS encoding imelysin family protein, producing the protein MIQVNWKRIGLACALVGGLWACSQSAELDEPTPVTPTDQAGSDRKAMLTHIADNIILPDYASFKTKFDDMLTKSDAFIAKPDKASLAAFRQAWATAYTDWQKVELFDVGPAEKHTLRNFFNIYPTNVAGIEEYIAAGSGTFEVPASYPKQGFPALDYLINGLGTTDDAILARYTTAADAGKRLAYLKRLTTQMNSMFTTVYGEWTGGYRDTFINCTGLDAGCSTSKLVNGYVLHYERYIRSGKIGIPSGAMTSGTPNPETIESVYRKDLSLTLAKTAHQAAVDFFNGKSTKTGQEGPSLKTYLNSLGAKDSRTGTSLVDIINQQFTASAAQLNALQPVLYDDIKTNNPAVVQVYTEMQKAVRMLKVDMTTAMSITITYTDNDGD; encoded by the coding sequence ATGATACAAGTCAATTGGAAACGAATCGGTCTGGCCTGCGCTTTGGTAGGCGGACTATGGGCCTGCTCGCAGTCGGCTGAACTGGACGAGCCAACGCCCGTAACGCCTACTGACCAGGCGGGTAGCGACCGGAAAGCGATGCTGACGCACATTGCCGACAATATCATTCTGCCTGATTACGCCAGCTTCAAAACGAAGTTTGACGACATGCTGACCAAGTCCGACGCGTTCATTGCCAAACCCGACAAAGCGTCACTTGCTGCGTTCCGGCAGGCCTGGGCAACGGCTTATACCGATTGGCAGAAAGTGGAACTGTTCGACGTAGGTCCGGCGGAGAAGCACACGCTGCGTAATTTCTTCAACATTTACCCCACCAACGTGGCGGGCATTGAAGAGTACATTGCGGCCGGTAGTGGCACCTTCGAGGTTCCTGCTTCGTATCCCAAACAGGGTTTCCCCGCCCTCGACTACCTCATCAACGGCCTTGGCACGACCGATGACGCCATCCTGGCCCGCTACACTACGGCAGCCGATGCCGGGAAGCGACTGGCCTACCTCAAACGCCTGACTACCCAGATGAACAGTATGTTTACGACGGTCTACGGCGAGTGGACCGGCGGTTACCGCGATACGTTCATTAACTGCACCGGTCTGGACGCGGGCTGCTCGACGTCCAAACTTGTCAATGGCTACGTGCTGCATTATGAGCGCTACATCCGGTCGGGTAAGATCGGGATTCCATCGGGAGCCATGACCAGCGGAACGCCCAACCCCGAAACGATCGAATCGGTTTACCGCAAGGACCTGTCGCTGACGCTGGCTAAAACCGCCCACCAGGCTGCGGTCGACTTCTTCAATGGCAAAAGCACCAAAACGGGCCAGGAAGGACCCAGCCTGAAAACGTACCTGAACAGCCTCGGTGCCAAAGACAGCCGCACCGGTACGTCGCTGGTCGACATCATCAACCAGCAGTTTACGGCCTCGGCGGCTCAGCTGAACGCCCTGCAGCCGGTTCTGTACGACGATATCAAGACGAATAACCCCGCCGTTGTGCAGGTCTACACCGAGATGCAGAAAGCGGTTCGGATGCTCAAAGTCGACATGACAACGGCCATGAGCATCACCATCACCTATACCGATAACGACGGCGACTAA
- a CDS encoding DUF4856 domain-containing protein, translating to MAKYSLRSTLLLFPALVFAASLTSCNTEDTEEFVSPQLRTSVDYTKLTDTTIYAGFFVDNDKKSTVDLTNGSNRLLQFRAINTYNGTAVGTGAALDSTVLKNMFANTGSPFSGTLSALNTSGVNLRSVTASSLATDAEKEKERRTIEAGFGAIATASRSVSATAAEGKAGKLGTYLVDARGIEWAQIIQKGLIGGFQMDYISNVLLSDNNLNLNNTTLVAGKNYTQLEQNWDEMYGILTANPIYGAKATTTSSGESFIGAYIWEYNKEDFPKIYPALLKGRAAIVNNDLATLKAQATLIRTAMERAVANAALGYLGKWKTGTTDAARAHAIGEGLGFIYSLRFAKINGADATFSDSVLNNLINTAPNGFWGLTNTKIEVASAAIRTKFSIVG from the coding sequence ATGGCAAAGTATTCGCTACGTTCTACCCTCCTGCTTTTTCCTGCGCTCGTTTTTGCGGCCAGTCTAACCTCTTGTAATACAGAAGATACCGAAGAGTTCGTGTCGCCACAGCTGCGCACGTCGGTTGACTATACCAAGCTGACCGACACGACGATCTACGCCGGTTTTTTCGTCGATAACGACAAAAAATCGACTGTCGACCTCACCAACGGCAGCAACCGGTTGTTGCAGTTCCGGGCCATCAATACTTACAACGGAACCGCCGTTGGCACGGGCGCTGCGCTCGACTCGACGGTATTGAAGAACATGTTTGCCAATACGGGCAGTCCGTTCTCGGGTACGCTGTCGGCCCTGAATACGTCGGGTGTTAACCTGCGCAGCGTTACGGCTTCGTCGCTGGCAACGGACGCGGAAAAAGAAAAGGAACGGCGCACGATCGAAGCGGGCTTTGGGGCGATAGCCACCGCGAGCCGGTCGGTGTCGGCAACGGCCGCCGAAGGCAAGGCGGGTAAGCTGGGTACCTACCTCGTGGATGCACGCGGTATCGAGTGGGCACAGATTATTCAGAAAGGCCTGATCGGTGGTTTCCAGATGGATTACATCAGCAACGTACTGCTGAGCGATAACAACCTGAATCTCAATAATACGACGCTGGTAGCTGGTAAGAACTACACCCAGCTGGAGCAGAACTGGGACGAGATGTACGGTATTCTGACGGCCAACCCGATCTACGGCGCGAAAGCGACCACAACGTCGTCGGGTGAGAGTTTCATCGGGGCATATATCTGGGAGTACAACAAAGAAGATTTTCCGAAGATCTATCCGGCACTGCTGAAAGGTCGCGCGGCCATTGTTAACAACGACCTGGCAACGCTGAAAGCGCAGGCCACCCTGATCCGGACGGCTATGGAACGGGCCGTTGCCAACGCAGCGCTGGGTTACCTGGGTAAGTGGAAAACCGGCACGACCGATGCTGCCCGGGCGCACGCCATCGGGGAGGGGCTGGGCTTTATCTACAGCCTGCGTTTTGCCAAAATCAACGGAGCCGATGCAACCTTCTCGGACAGTGTGCTCAACAACCTCATCAACACGGCTCCCAACGGGTTCTGGGGCCTGACCAATACAAAGATCGAAGTGGCTTCGGCGGCTATCCGAACCAAGTTCAGCATTGTTGGCTAA
- a CDS encoding PAS domain-containing protein — translation MFDLSPATWCDTFVSTQPVSISSFEFMFRPAAMPIASQADIRHVLRLAREYGWQFDRQRLQTFLRNPVHVILLTDAQQRIQFVSQGFSRLTGYEPDEALGKSPAFLQGNETSPETKQRIKTDLRSRNLFKGDLLNYRKNGETYWCHVEILPLHDTTNTITHYMAFEWEVAS, via the coding sequence ATGTTTGATCTTTCACCTGCTACCTGGTGCGATACCTTCGTGTCGACCCAGCCGGTGTCGATAAGTAGCTTCGAGTTTATGTTTCGCCCGGCGGCTATGCCGATCGCCAGCCAGGCTGACATCCGGCATGTGTTGCGGCTGGCCCGCGAATATGGCTGGCAGTTCGACCGCCAGCGCCTGCAAACGTTCCTGCGCAACCCCGTCCACGTAATCCTGCTCACCGACGCCCAGCAGCGAATTCAGTTTGTGAGCCAGGGATTCAGCCGGTTAACCGGCTACGAGCCCGACGAAGCACTCGGTAAGTCCCCGGCGTTCCTGCAGGGCAACGAGACATCGCCGGAAACCAAGCAGCGCATTAAAACGGATCTGCGCAGCCGGAATCTGTTCAAGGGGGATCTGCTGAATTACCGTAAAAACGGGGAAACGTACTGGTGCCACGTTGAAATTCTGCCGCTCCACGATACGACCAATACCATAACCCATTACATGGCATTTGAGTGGGAAGTAGCCAGTTGA
- a CDS encoding cysteine-rich CWC family protein, producing MNMHTQACCPRCQTRFTCNAGAIQACGCRQVDLTDAEARFIRTVAVQTNAAGCFCTRCLEDLKVEYRRQPQTTNHNV from the coding sequence ATGAACATGCACACGCAGGCCTGCTGCCCACGCTGCCAAACTCGATTTACCTGTAACGCCGGGGCTATTCAGGCCTGTGGGTGTCGGCAAGTTGACCTGACAGACGCGGAAGCACGGTTCATTCGCACCGTAGCCGTGCAGACGAACGCAGCGGGTTGCTTTTGTACACGCTGCCTGGAAGACCTGAAAGTCGAGTACCGCCGTCAACCTCAAACGACAAATCATAATGTTTGA
- a CDS encoding glycoside hydrolase family 43 protein, whose translation MPVPAKTTLAALALLVGSFHVAICQSKKPAAAGPKPLVSHIYTADPSAHVFNGKIYIYPSHDVETSVPEDDEGAHFNMRDYHILSMDNIGGKVTDHGVALDLKDIPWAGRQLWAPDAAYKNGRYYLYFPVKDKQDVFRMGVATSKSPTGPFKAEPKPIPGSYSIDPAVFTDTDGKSYMYFGGIWGGQLQRWHTGKYEANGSKTDLKKDKEPALSAKVARLSNNMLTFDEAAKDVVILDKAGKPLLGGDHDRRFFEGGWMHKYKGKYYFSYSTGDTHFLAYATGTSPYGPFTYQGVLMNPVTGWTTHHSIVEFKGKWYIFYHDVELSGKTPLRNVKVRELTRNPDGSFVTITP comes from the coding sequence ATGCCTGTTCCCGCAAAAACAACCCTGGCTGCACTTGCCTTGCTGGTTGGTAGCTTCCACGTGGCGATATGCCAGTCTAAAAAGCCGGCCGCGGCTGGCCCTAAACCCCTCGTCAGCCACATATACACCGCCGATCCTTCGGCCCACGTCTTCAACGGTAAAATCTACATTTACCCGTCCCACGATGTGGAAACGAGCGTACCCGAAGATGATGAAGGGGCTCACTTCAACATGCGTGACTACCACATCCTGTCAATGGATAACATCGGCGGTAAAGTGACCGATCATGGCGTAGCGCTCGATCTGAAGGATATTCCCTGGGCGGGCCGGCAGTTGTGGGCGCCCGATGCGGCTTACAAAAACGGCAGGTATTATCTCTACTTTCCCGTCAAAGACAAACAGGATGTGTTCCGGATGGGCGTAGCGACCAGCAAATCGCCGACGGGGCCGTTCAAAGCCGAGCCGAAACCGATTCCCGGCAGCTACAGCATTGACCCGGCCGTCTTTACCGATACCGATGGCAAATCATACATGTACTTTGGCGGTATCTGGGGCGGTCAGCTCCAGCGCTGGCATACGGGCAAGTACGAGGCTAACGGATCGAAAACCGATCTCAAAAAGGATAAGGAGCCGGCCCTGAGTGCCAAAGTGGCCCGCCTGAGCAACAATATGCTCACCTTCGACGAAGCGGCTAAAGACGTAGTGATTCTGGACAAGGCCGGTAAACCCCTGCTGGGTGGCGACCATGACCGGCGCTTCTTTGAAGGCGGCTGGATGCACAAGTACAAGGGTAAATATTACTTCTCTTATTCAACCGGCGACACCCACTTCTTGGCCTACGCCACCGGTACTTCGCCCTATGGGCCGTTTACGTACCAGGGTGTGCTCATGAATCCGGTTACCGGCTGGACTACCCACCATTCCATCGTGGAGTTCAAGGGCAAGTGGTATATCTTTTACCACGACGTTGAATTGTCGGGTAAAACGCCCCTGCGAAACGTTAAAGTACGGGAACTGACGCGTAACCCCGACGGGTCATTTGTGACGATCACTCCGTAG
- a CDS encoding LacI family DNA-binding transcriptional regulator has translation MEKEVTIYDIAKLLQLSPATVSRALNDHPAINSNTKDIIASKAQEMGYRSNRFASNLRRQRTSTIGVIVPRLDSAFMSTVLAGMEKVANEASYNLIISQSLESVRKEMANAKTMFDSRVDGLLVSLASDTDTLDHFDTFFRKGIPMILFDRVMPQQNCTSIVIDNVKAGYDATAHLIGQGCQRIMHVAGSIRRSVYADRLKGYKLALLDHNLPVDDSLLRITNLTRQDGLDAAAAIRRMDTPPDGLFVASDFCAVSCMGALMQEGVSIPGDLAVVGFNDDPVAQVIQPSLTTIHYPGQEMGEIAVQSLINHLNGRLRISTTNTILLNYELIVRNSSRRTES, from the coding sequence ATGGAAAAGGAGGTCACAATCTATGATATCGCCAAACTGCTGCAGCTCTCACCGGCTACGGTTAGTCGGGCGCTGAACGACCATCCGGCCATCAACAGTAACACAAAAGACATCATTGCCAGTAAAGCCCAGGAAATGGGATACCGCTCCAACCGGTTTGCCAGCAACCTGCGCCGGCAGCGGACCAGTACCATTGGTGTCATTGTACCCCGGTTGGACAGCGCCTTTATGTCGACGGTGCTGGCGGGTATGGAAAAAGTAGCGAACGAGGCCAGTTATAACCTCATCATCAGCCAGTCGCTGGAGTCGGTCAGGAAAGAAATGGCCAATGCCAAAACCATGTTCGACAGCCGCGTCGATGGCCTGCTGGTATCGCTGGCGTCGGATACCGACACCCTGGACCATTTCGATACGTTCTTCCGCAAGGGTATTCCCATGATTCTGTTCGACCGGGTCATGCCGCAGCAGAACTGCACCAGCATTGTAATCGATAACGTCAAAGCGGGGTACGACGCTACGGCGCATTTGATCGGGCAGGGGTGCCAGCGTATCATGCATGTGGCGGGTAGCATCAGGCGAAGCGTGTATGCCGACCGGCTCAAAGGCTATAAACTGGCGTTGCTCGACCACAACCTGCCCGTCGATGACTCGCTGCTTCGCATCACGAACCTGACCCGGCAGGATGGTCTCGACGCGGCTGCGGCCATCCGTCGCATGGATACCCCACCCGATGGCCTGTTCGTCGCCAGCGACTTCTGCGCGGTGAGCTGCATGGGGGCGCTGATGCAGGAGGGTGTATCCATTCCCGGCGATCTGGCAGTCGTGGGTTTCAACGACGATCCGGTGGCGCAGGTAATCCAGCCCAGCCTGACAACGATTCACTACCCCGGTCAGGAAATGGGCGAAATTGCGGTCCAGAGCCTGATCAATCACCTCAACGGCCGGCTGCGGATCAGCACGACAAATACCATCCTGCTGAACTACGAACTCATTGTCCGAAACTCGTCCCGACGCACTGAATCTTAA
- a CDS encoding RraA family protein, with protein MKLTFVITALLCLFGRATVSLGQQISREELLFLTPEWKGERFPDGRPKVPDAILKRMKRVTQEEAWAVLKGENYKYQFAGDWQTINPDSVLVGRALTATFMPGRPDVHKVTDDKGHTKDGRVKSQNAWPIDMLVKGDVYVVDQFGMHEDGPTIGDNLGNSIYAKTGNGIVYEGAVRDVAGLKEIGGFTSYFRSYHPSHHNPEGNLNTTLVGINRPTRIGKVMVMPGDVVLGRDGGVIFIPPHLAEKVVKTSEIIRLRDMFGHLRLREQKYTPGQIDSRWSDEIEKDFSQWLNAHVSELPVPKEQIQEYLKTRTW; from the coding sequence ATGAAGCTGACATTCGTTATAACGGCCTTGCTATGCCTTTTCGGGCGGGCTACCGTTTCGCTGGGGCAGCAGATCTCCCGCGAGGAACTCCTCTTTTTAACACCCGAGTGGAAAGGGGAACGCTTCCCCGACGGTCGGCCCAAAGTACCCGATGCGATTCTCAAACGCATGAAACGCGTGACGCAGGAAGAAGCCTGGGCGGTCCTGAAAGGGGAAAACTACAAATATCAGTTCGCGGGCGACTGGCAAACCATCAACCCCGACAGTGTGCTGGTGGGTCGGGCGCTCACCGCTACGTTCATGCCCGGCCGGCCCGATGTGCACAAGGTCACCGATGACAAAGGTCATACGAAAGACGGGCGGGTGAAATCGCAGAACGCGTGGCCCATCGATATGCTCGTGAAAGGCGACGTATACGTAGTCGATCAGTTTGGTATGCACGAAGACGGCCCGACCATCGGCGACAACCTCGGCAATTCCATTTACGCCAAAACCGGCAATGGTATTGTCTACGAAGGGGCCGTTCGTGACGTGGCCGGCCTGAAAGAAATTGGCGGGTTTACTTCATATTTCCGCAGCTACCACCCCTCCCACCACAACCCCGAGGGCAACCTGAACACAACCCTGGTGGGCATTAACCGGCCCACCCGCATCGGCAAAGTGATGGTCATGCCCGGCGATGTCGTGCTGGGCCGCGACGGGGGCGTCATTTTCATTCCACCCCACCTGGCCGAGAAGGTAGTAAAAACGTCGGAGATCATCCGGCTCCGGGATATGTTCGGCCACCTGCGGCTGCGTGAGCAGAAGTATACCCCCGGCCAAATCGACTCCCGCTGGTCGGACGAGATCGAAAAAGACTTCTCCCAGTGGCTCAACGCCCACGTCAGCGAGTTACCCGTTCCCA